The sequence below is a genomic window from Streptococcus pantholopis.
AAAAACCGTTTTGGCTCAACCAATGAAATCGGTATTTTTGAAATGCGGGCTTCTGGTCTGGCAGAAATTCTCAATCCCAGTCAGGTCTTTTTAGAAGAACGTTTGGATGGGGCTACCGGTTCTGCTATTGTGGTGACTATAGAAGGAAGCCGGCCTATCCTTGCAGAGCTGCAGGCCTTGGTTACACCCAGTGTTTTCGGCAATGCTAAGCGGACAACGACTGGCCTTGACTTCAACCGTGTCAGTCTGATTATGGCAGTTTTAGAGAAACGCTGCGGCCTCCTGCTCCAAAATCAGGATGCCTACCTAAAATCAGCCGGAGGTGTAAGATTAGATGAACCAGCCATTGATTTAGCCGTAGCGGTAGCGTTGGCTTCAAGCTATAAGGAAGAGCCGACAGATCCCAAAACCGCTTTTATTGGCGAGATTGGTCTGACCGGTGAAATCCGCCGGGTTAACCGTATTGAACAGCGGATAAAAGAGGCCGCCAAGCTCGGCTTCACCAAAGTCTATGTGCCTAAGAACTCTCTGCAGGGTGTCGAAATACCTGAGACTATTCAGGTCATCGCTGTCAGAACAGTCAGTGAAGTTCTTAAAAAAGTGTTTGGCTGATGGAGAAAGTACTGCCTTTCTGCCTAAAAGCCCTCAAAAAGTTTTTGAGCTGCTGATAAAACGACATTAGACAGGCAGGGAATGCAGCCTGTAAAGCGGTTCCCGGCAAGCCTGCTTAAACCACAAAAGATTTACTTTGCAGCCCGGTCGGTTAAAATTTCCGGCCGGCTGCTGATAGGGAGGACGACAGTGTCTTATTTTGACAACTTTTTAAAAACTAACCAAGCTTATGCTGACCTGCATGGGACAGCCCACTTACCGATGAAACCAAAAACCAAGGTTGCGATTGTCACCTGTATGGATGCCCGTCTTCACGTTGCCCAGGCCTTGGGACTAGCACTGGGAGATGCTCATATTTTACGGAATGCCGGCGGACGGGTGACCGAAGATGTGATTCGCTCCTTGGTTATTTCTCAGCAGCAACTGGGGACAGAAGAGATTGTGGTGCTGCATCATACTGACTGCGGTGCACAAACTTTTACCAATACTGCTTTTGCCCAGCAGCTGCAGCGGGATTTGGGAGTAGATGCTGGTGATTGGGACTTTTTGCCTTTTAGCGATGTCGCTGACAGTGTGCGGGAAGATATGACCCTGCTGCGTCAGTCGCCCTTGATTCCGGCTGATATTACTATTTCCGGAGCGATTTATGATGTAGATACCGGCCGTATGACAGAGGTTAAGGTTTGATATAGCAGCGCTAGATAAAAAAATACCAGCCATGCCCTGTGATACTTGACAGATACCGAAAGACCTGTTATCATCTGTATTAAAATAATAATACAAAAAGCACAGGAGGCGAATAATGGCAGATAATCGGATGAAATTTACTATTGACAGCAACATGCAGTTTCCCTTGGTTGAAATTGCTTTGGAAGCGGGAGAGACAGCTTATATTCAGCGCGGCAGCATGGTTTACCATACGCCCAGCGTCACTCTCAATACAAGGCTCAATGCCCGTGGTTCTGGGCTGGGAAAACTGGTGGGAGCAATTGGCCGTTCAATGACTTCCGGGGAGTCTGCTTTTATTACCCAAGCAGTCTCAAATGCTGATGATGGCAAACTGGCTTTAGCCCCGTCTGTTCCCGGCCAGGTTATTGCGCTTGAACTGGGAAGCAGGCAGTATCGCCTGAATGATGGCGCCTTCTTAGCTTTGGATGGTTCTGCTCAGTACAAGATGGAACGACAGTCAGTCGGACGTGCCTTTTTCGGAGGACAGGGCGGTCTTTTTGTCATGACAACTGAAGGAGAAGGGACGCTTTTAGCTAATGCCTTTGGCTCGATTAAAAAAATAGAACTTCAAGGAGAAGAGCTTACTATTGACAATGCTCATGTTGTAGCCTGGAGCCGTGAATTGCAGTATGATATTCACTTAGAAAACGGTTTTCTGCAGTCTATCGGAACCGGTGAAGGGATTGTCAACACCTTCCGCGGGACAGGTGAAATTTATGTACAAAGTTTAAATATCGAAACCTTTGCTAACGTTATCGGCAGTCATATTATTACCGGCGGCGGTGATGGCGGAGGGAAATCATCGCTTTTGGACAGCTTCTTGTAATAAGCTGCAGGATAAAATACCCAGCGACGAACGAGGTGTTAATCGTGGTGTCAAAGATATTGATTTTCCTCGCTCTTTTAATTTTTGGCTGGGACAGACTTCGACGGCTCAGCTGTAAAACAACTGTTTGAAAGGGCTCCCTCTTTTCTGAGTTATTAGAGCATATGCAATCCCAATAAAACAAAGCTGAGACAATTTCTCAGCTTTGTTTTATTTGTGTAAACAGTGTTATCAGCAGTCGGATTTACAAAAAAATCAGCTGCTGAGGCAATTTTCTACAGCAGCAATTCCTTTATTTTATCTGCTGCAGGATATTTTCGACATTATAACGCCCCCAATATGTCAATCGTTCTAAAAAAGCTTTTAAGTCAGCTTCATTAAAGTGGGCTTTTATTAAATAGCAGGCGTGTCCGGAAACTTTATAGAATTCATCAATTTCTTCATAAGCTGTAGCAAAATGTTCGAATCGGCTGAACTGATTGCTGTCCATATAAACCATAATATATTGCTGGAAGGAATAAGAAATAGCGGTCGTAAAATGTATGATCGTCCCATTTTCCTGAAGTTTACTGATACGATTGCCGACTGCCTGACCGGTTAGATGGACGAGCTGTCCGATTTCTTTGTTTGTTAAACGTCCGTTTGTTTTTAACAGACTGAGAATCTCTTTATCAATATTATCCATTTATCTATCCTTTCACGGTGAAATGAAAAGAACTGATTGTTTTTCATCAAGTGATGGCTATTAATTTACAAAAGTTCTATACTTACATCATATCATATAAAAAGGTATTGGACACAATCAGGCAACTTTGACATTTAGAAGGGAGCAAGTATTATGACAAAGCAGGCGTTATTAATTATTGATGTTCAAAAGGATTATTTTCATCTTGGGAAATGTGAATTGGTTGGACCTGAAGAGGCTTTGATTCAGATCAATAGGCTAGAGATCTTATTTTTAAAAAGAAATTTGCCAATTCTCTATATTCAGCATATTAAAAAGAATGAAGATGCTGATTTTTTTGCTGAAAACAGTGAAGGTGCTGAACTGCATCCGAGTTTAAATCTGCAAAAAGAGGCTCTTGTTATTACCAAGCATTTCCCAAATAGCTTTCTGGAGACTGGATTAGATGACAAATTACAAGCTTTGGAAGTCGGTCAGCTGGTTATAGCTGGCATGATGACCCATATGTGTGTTGATTCAACGGTTAGAGCAGCTAAAGAAAAGGGTTACCAGCCTATAGTAATCAGTGATGCGACAGCAACTAAAGCCCTCTGCTATAAAGGTCAAAAAATAGAAGCATCTGATGTTCAGATGAGTTTTCTGGCTGCTTTACAAACTTTTGCAGTCATAGACACTGCAGCAGATTTTATCAGACGCAGTGAAGCGGAAAACAGCGGAGCGCTTTAGACTTTTTCTGCTCTTTTCTCAGAGCTATCTCCTTGTTATGTGTTTAATTTGTGCTATAATAAAAACGATTGAAAAAAGGACAGGAGAGAAACATGGCTCAGAAAATAAGGGTGCGCTACGCACCAAGCCCTACCGGATTACTGCATATCGGCAATGCGCGGACAGCGCTCTTTAACTACCTTTATGCCCGTCATTACGGCGGAGACTTCATTATCAGAATTGAAGATACTGACCGTAAACGTCATGTGGAAGACGGAGAACGCTCACAGCTGGAGAATCTTCGCTGGCTGGGAATCGACTGGGACGAAAGTCCGGCAGAACCAGGTGCTTACGGCCCCTACCGGCAGTCAGAACGTCTGGAGATTTACCAAGGCTACATTAAGGAGCTGCTGGCAAAGGGCTTAGCTTACGAATCATATGTCACTGAAGAAGAGCTGGCTGCAGAGCGCGAACGTCAGGAAGCAGCCGGCGAAACACCGCGCTATGTTAATGAATATCTGGGTATGTCTGATGAAGAAAAGGCTGCCTATATCGCAGAGCGCAAAGCTGCCGGTATTCTGCCGACTGTTCGCTTAGCTGTCAATGAGACTGGTGTTTATAAGTGGAATGACATGGTCAAGGGAGAAATTGAGTTTACAGGAGCCAACATCGGCGGAGACTGGGTCATTCAAAAGAAAGACGGGTACCCAACTTACAATTTTGCAGTTGTTGTTGATGATCATCTTATGGAGATTTCGCATGTCATCCGCGGGGACGATCATATCGCTAATACTCCTAAACAACTGATGGTTTATGAAGCCTTGGGCTGGCAGGCGCCGAATTTTGGGCATATGACTTTGATTATTAATGCTGAAACCGGCAAGAAGCTCTCTAAACGTGATACCAACACCCTGCAGTTTATCGAAGATTACCGTAAAAAAGGGTATTTACCGGAAGCGATCTTTAATTTTATCGCTCTGTTGGGCTGGAATCCGGGTGGTGAAAATGAAATTTTCTCCCGTCAGGAATTGATTGACCTTTTTGATGAAAAGCGTCTCAGTAAATCTCCAGCTGCTTTTGACCAAAAAAAGTTGGATTGGCTGAGCAATGAATACCTCAAAAATGCGGACTTTGATAGAGTATTTGGCCTGTGCAGACCTTTTCTTGAATCAGCCGGCCGCCTGACAGACAAGGCCGAAAAATTAGTGGCTCTTTATCAGCCGCAGCTGAAGTCAGCTGATGAAATCCTGCCTTTAACAGACTTATTTTTCACCGATTTTCCGGAGTTAACTGACACAGAACGTGAATTTATGTCCGGAGAAACAGTACCGACAGTCCTGAAAGCCTTCAAGTCGAAATTGGAGGCCATGAGTGATGAGGACTTTACTACAGAAAATATCTTTCCGCAAATTAAAGCGGTTCAAAAAGAAACGGGCATCAAAGGGAAAAATCTTTTTATGCCGATTCGTATTGCTGTTTCAGGAGAAATGCACGGACCGGAACTGCCGGATACCATTTTCCTGCTGGGCCGGGACAAGGCTATCAATCATATTGAGAAAATGCTGGAAACCTTATCGTAAATATCAAAAGCCGGGAGCCTCCGGCTTTTTTGCATGGTCTTCAGACATCAGCACCTGCTGACTTCCGCAGGACAGTCAGAAATCAAGCCTCAATTCTGGCAGACTTGTCGATTTTTTGGAATAAAAATACATTTTTTTAAAAAATATACATAAAAAGGGTTGACAAAAGAATAAATATACATTATCATGGACACATAGCTAATAAATATAAGAAAAGAGATACAATATGTCTAAAGAAAAAGTCATTTTAGCCTATTCCGGCGGTCTAGATACATCAGTTGCCATCACTTGGCTTAAAAAAGACTATGATGTGATTGCTGTTTGCATGGATGTCGGTGAAGGCAAAGATCTTGATTTTATTCATGATAAAGCCCTGAAAGTCGGAGCTGTTGAATCTTATGTCCTCGATGTTAAGGATGAATTTGCCCAAGACTATGTTCTTCCTGCTCTTTGGGCTCACGCCTATTATGAGCAGAAATACCCCTTGGTTTCAGCGCTCAGCCGTCCGATTATTGCTAAGAAGCTGGTAGAAATTGCCCATAAAACAAATGCTGGGACGATTGCTCACGGCTGTACCGGCAAGGGAAATGATCAGGTTCGGTTTGAGGTCGCTATCGCTGCGCTTGATCCGAATCTCAAAGTTATCGCACCGGTTCGTGAGTGGAAGTGGTCGCGTGAGGAAGAAATTGAATATGCTAAAGCCCACGGGGTTCCGGTTCCGGCGGATTTGGACAATCCTTATTCGGTTGACCAGAATTTATGGGGACGTGCCAATGAATGTGGTATTCTTGAAAATCCATGGAACGAGGCGCCGGAAGATGCCTTTGGTATTACAAGCGCTGTAGAAGATGCTCCGGACAAGGCGGATTATATTGAAATCGAGTTTCAAAAAGGGACCCCTGTTGCTCTTAACGGGCAGAAAATGAAGCTGGCTGATTTAATTCAAAAATTAAATGAGCTCGCCGGAAAACACGGAATAGGACGGATTGACCATGTTGAGAACCGTCTGGTTGGTATTAAATCAAGAGAGATTTATGAATGCCCAGGTGCAGTAACACTGTTAGCCGCTCATAAAGAGATTGAAGATTTGACTTTGGTTCGGGAAGTCGCTCATTTTAAGCCTATTCTTGAGAATGAGCTGGCTAATCTGATTTACAATGCGCTCTGGTTCAGCCCAGCCACCGATGCGATTTTGGCCTATATTAAAGAGAGCCAAAAAAACGTTAACGGTACAGCTAAAGTTAAACTTTATAAAGGCAGCGCAAAAGTGGTTGCCCGCAAGTCTCCTAACTCCCTTTATGATGAGAACCTGGCTACTTATACTAGCGCTGATACCTTTGACCAAGACAGTGCTGTCGGGTTCATCAAACTTTGGGGGCTGCCGACAAAAGTCAACGCTCAAGTACAGGAGCAGGCTCAAAACAATACACCTGAGAATGACTAAAGAAAAGTGCCGGAATATTTCAGATAAAAGTGTCCTGTGAGGCGCATCTGAACCCCTCTTTTCTTATATAGCAGACTTTCTCGTCAATGTGCTCAGTGAGCCACAACGAGCTTAAATAAAGCCGGCCTGAGAGCCGACCTTTAAGAATAGTGTCCGGTGAGACAAAGCAAGGGTCGGGAGTACCATCTCCCGCCCCGTTTTCATAAGAAACAAAGCCCCTTAAAAGAGCAAAGCAAAAAGGCGGTAAGCCAGAAATCTCTGATTTCGTCTGCGCCCCCCTGCCAGAACGACTAGAAAGGTGCGGTCGACTGTTAAGGCGACAAAGCTTCCAGACGTTAACGGCTGGCGGTAAGCCAGAAATCTCTGATTTCGTCTGCGCCCCCCTGCCAGAACGACTAGAAAGGTGCGGTCGACTGTTAAGGCGACAAAGCTTCCAGACGTTAACGGCTGGCGGTAAGCCAGAAATCTCTGATTTCGTCTGCGCCCCTCTGTCAGGACGACTAGCAGAGTGTTGCCGTTTTGAACTATTAGTTTAACTGAAATCAAAACAAGAAAAAGAGACAAAGGGAAACCTGCTGCGGTTCAGGTTTACTTTTTCTTATAAATAGAGGAATCATCATGACAAAAAAAGAAAAACTTTGGGGCGGCCGTTTTGAAGCCAGCCTTGAGGACTGGGTGGAGGCATTTGGAGCGTCAATCAGTTTTGACCAAAAAATGGCTAAATACGATATTCAGGGATCGCTCGCTCACGTCACTATGCTGGGTGAGACGGGAATTATTGCAGCAGAAGAAGCTGCTGCTATCAAAGCCGGCCTTGAAAAACTACTTAAGCAGTATGAAGACGGACAGTTAGTCTTTACTGTGGACAATGAGGATATTCACATGAATATCGAGGCCCTCCTGACAGCTGAGATCGGTTCAGTGGCCGGTAAGCTTCACACGGCGCGCTCACGGAATGATCAGGTCGCAACAGATATGCATCTGTATCTGAAAGCGAAATTAAAAGAAGTGCTGGAAAAATTGGACCATCTGCGCCAAGTACTGCTTGATCTTGCCCAAGAGCATACTTATACCATTATGCCGGGCTATACTCACTTGCAGCATGCTCAGCCTGTTTCTTTCGGGCACCATCTGCTGGCCTACTATAATATGTTTACAAGGGACAGTGAGCGTTTTGATTTCAATTTTGAACATACGGACCTTTCTCCCTTAGGAGCGGCTGCTCTTGCTGGGACAACCTTCCCTATTGACCGTGAGCGGACAGCAGATTTGCTCGGTTTAGCTAAGCCTTACAGCAACTCGCTTGATGCAGTATCGGACCGCGATTTTATTCTAGAATTTCTGGCTAATGCCAGTATTTTGATGATGCATATGAGCCGTTTGTGTGAAGAGCTGATCAGCTGGTGTTCTCATGAATTCCATTTTATCAGTTTGTCTGACACTTTTTCAACCGGCTCGTCCATCATGCCGCAGAAAAAAAATCCCGATATGGCGGAATTGATTCGCGGAAAATCGGGCCGGGTTTATGGCAATCTGCTCAGCCTGCTGACCGTTATGAAATCTCTTCCTCTGGCTTACAATAAAGATTTACAGGAAGATAAAGAGGGGATGTTTGATACAGCAGAAACCGTAACAGTTGCTCTGGATATTTTAGCTGGCATGCTTGATACAATGACTGTCCACAAGGAAGAAATGTCTCAGGCAACGGAAAAAGATTTTTCCAATGCAACTGAGCTTGCCGACTATCTGGCCAGCAAAGGTTTGCCTTTTCGTGAGGCCCACGCTCTTGTCGGCAGGCTGGTTTTAGAGTGTACGAAAGGCGGATATTACCTGCAGGATGTTCCTTTGGAACGCTATCAGGAATTATCTGACTTAATTGAAGAGGATATTTACCAAGCTCTCCGCTCCCGCACAGCAGTTGAGAGGAGGCAGTCGCTTGGGGGGACAGGCTTTGAGCAGGTTAAAGAGCAGATAAAGCAAGCCAAAGACGATTTAAAATCATAAGTAAAGAAAGCCAAAATACCAAGGGTTGAGGCTTTTTTCTATTTTGTGGTATAATAGTAATAATTTAGATGTTTGGAGTTATGTTTTGAAGAAGACCTACCGTGTCAAGAGCGACAAAGATTTTCAAGCCATTTTTGACCATGGGGAAAATGTTGCTAACCGGCGGTTTGTTGTCTACCGTTTAGCAAAGCAGCAGCAGCACTTTAGAGCCGGAATTTCTGTCGGTAAAAAAATCGGCAATGCGGTTATCCGTAATGCGGTTAAGCGTAAAATCCGGCATGCGCTTATGGAGTTTCAAAGCCGTCTGGTTTCTGATGATTTTGTTGTAATTGCCAGAAAAGGAGTGGAATCTTTGGATTATCATGAGATAAAGAAAAATTTGCGGCATGTTCTTAAACTTGCTAAATTATATCAGGAAGGTTCAGATAGTGAGAAGAAAAATTAAGTTATCAGGGTTAGCTGTCAGCGGTCTTTTATTTTTGTCTGCCTGCAGCCGCAGTGAGGTCAGTGCTTCATCCGGCAATGGATGGGATCAGCTTGTTTATTTTTTTGCCCAAGCCATCAGATGGCTGTCCTTCGACGGTTCCATCGGGCTGGGGATTGTTCTCTTTACCATTATTATCCGTGCCCTGATGATGCCTTTATATAATATGCAAATCAAGTCCGGACAAAAAATGCAGGATCTTCAGCCCGAGTTAAAAGCATTGCAGGCCCAGTATTCTGGGAGAGACAGCGGGAGCCGGATGAAATTAGCCGAGGAAAGTCAGGCTCTCTATAAAAAATATGGTGTTAATCCTTATGCCAGCTTTATTCCGCTGGCCATTCAAATGCCGGTTATGATTGCCCTCTATCAGGCACTGACACGTGTTGCTTTTTTGCGTACCGGGCGATTTTTATGGTTGGAGCTGTCACAGCCCGATCCCTATTTTATCCTTGCGGTTCTGGCTGCCGTCTTTACTTTCCTTTCTTCTTGGCTGACAAATAAGGCGGCTAAGGAGGCAAATTTTGCAATGACAGTTATGACCTATTTGCTGCCGGCCTTAATTTTCTTTATGGGCTTCCGCTTAGCCAGCGGGATTGTCCTTTATTGGACAGTCTCCAATGCCTTTCAGGTTGTCCAGATTCTCCTGCTCAATAATCCTTTTAAGATTATTGCAGCCCGGCAGCAGGCTGAACGGGAAGCTAAAGAGCGTCAGGCCAAAATGCGCCGCGCCAGAAAAAAAGCAAGAAAGCAAAGAAAATAAACGAACACGCCCTAAACGCTGCGGGAAAAAGATGTCCTGACTTAGAATCTGACGATTCGTCAGTCAGTCCCCTATTTGCCTTTTGCGTTTTTCACGGGCTTTGTATCTTGTTGGAATTGAACACGCCCTAAGAGCTGTGCAAAAAAGATAAAATTTCCTAGAGTCTTAGCGACTCTTCGTCAATTTTCCTATTTTTGCTTTGCTCTTTTCACGGGCTTTGTATCTTGTTGAAGGAGAGAGTTGTTATGGTGATTTTCACAGGTTCAACTGTTGAAGAGGCTATCGAAAAAGGATTGGAAGAGTTGCAAATCTCGCGTTTGAAAGCACATATCAAGGTTATTGCACGTGAGAAAAAAGGATTTCTGTGGTTTGGAAAGAAACCGGCACAGGTTGATATTGAAGGGATTGCTGAAACGACAGCGCATAAGGCTGACCAAAGAGCGGTCAAAGGGGTGCCTGATGCTGTTAATCGGCAAAATGAACCTGTCTCTTCGCAGCTTGAGGATGCACTCGAAATGGCCAAAGTCAGCGGCATGATAAAGAAAAAAGAAAAAGCCGGTCAAGCTGTTGGGGACAAATTCAAGGAAACAGTCTTGGATACTAAAAAAACACCGCAGACACTTTTAAGAGAAGTTCAAAAGGAAGAAGGTGTTTTGGAAGTTAATCCGGCAGAGGGTGCTCCGGTCAGCAGCTCATTATCTGAAGCAGCAGAAAGGGACAGTGATTTTGCAGCCTTTGTAGCAGCAGAGTTTGATGTGGAAGCTCAAAGTGGTGATATTGAACAGGCAGTTGCTGGCGTAAGTGATTATGTCAAAAAAATTATTTATGAGATGGATATTGATGCCACTATTGAGACCAGCCATACGAGCCGTCAGATTAATCTGCAGATTGAAACACCGGAAGCCGGCCGTGTCATCGGTTATCATGGGAAAGTTTTGAAATCGCTGCAGCTTCTAGCTCAGAATTTCCTGTATGATCGCTTTTCAAAAAATTTCATTGTTTCGCTGAATGTCCATGACTATATTGAACATCGGACCGAAACGCTGATTGACTTCACACAGAAGGTTGCCAGACGGGTGCTGGATTCAGGCCGCAGTTATACCATGGACCCAATGAGTAACAGTGAGCGAAAAATCGTTCATAAAACGATTACTAAAATTGAAGGTGTCGAGAGCTATTCAGAAGGCAATGACCCCAACCGCTATGTTGTGGTTGCTTATAAGCGATAAAATACGCATTAAGTTGTTGGAGCAAAGTAGGAAGTGCAAGTGAGTTCGGAATATGCTTTCCTTGAAATCCTGCATCAGTTTCTCTATATTTTCTTTCGTTCAATAAAAGTTCAGTAAATCTTGACAGGGTCAAAGCTTTATTATAAAATAGATGAGTATGTTTAGTAACTGATATCACATAGCCGGCTAAACGAATACGAAATTCTATGAGGAGGTATTCTGAAACGTGAAACGGACTTATCAACCAAGTAAAATTCGCCGTCAGCGTAAGCACGGTTTCCGTCACAGGATGGCAACTAAAAACGGCCGCCATGTATTGGCCAGCCGCCGTCGCAAAGGACGCAAAGTTTTATCAGCTTAAAAGAGCTGTGTTGTAACAAGGAACCGGAAGTGCTCGAGGCTTTCGGTTTTTTTAATGCAGTGCCTGTTCAAAATGTTTTTGCCTTTAAAATCAATCTCTGTGAAAAAGCAAATAAAGGTCTTTTCTAGTCGCGCTGTGCTGCGTTAGCAGAAATTTTAAACTGCCGCTGTAAAAGTCAGCAGGCGGTGAAGCAAAGCTGTTTTTATATTTTTCTTAAATTGATTTTAATTTATTTTGTGATATGATAAAAACAGCAGGTTTAAAAGAGCAGAGGTTTAGGAATCATAAGCCGGAATAAGCATTTGTTTTAAAATTATAAAACCTGAGAGAACCCGCCTTAAGTTTAGAGATTGACTGGCTGTAGAGGTGCGCAGACGAAATCACAGATTTCTGGCTTACCGTCATTTTTGTTTTGCTCTGTTCACGGGTTTTGTATCTTATGAAATTGAACACGCCCTAAGAGCTGTGCAGTGAAATCATCCAGTGGATGATTTCAGCCCGAACCTAGAAAAGGGAAAGTGAGGGGACTGGGAATCTGTATCGTTACCTAGTTACCGCTAGCCGTAGCCATCTGAAGGCTTTGTAGTCTTTACAGCCTGCCGCAGCCTTCTAGTCGTCCTGGCAGAGGTGCGCAGACGAAATCAGAGATTTCTGGCTTACCGCCTTTTTGTTTTGCTCTGTTCACGGGTTTTTGTATCTTGATGTAACTGAACACGGGCTAAGCTCTTTGCAAAAAAGACAGCCTTCCCTAGAGTCTTTAGTGACTCGGCGGTCAGGCTCCTATTTTTGCTGTGAGCTTTAAACGCCCTTTGTATCTTGGTGAACTGAACACGGCCTAAAATCCTAGTGAAAAAGATGGCTGTCATCGTGATGCAAGCATCACTTGCCAACCCCTATTTTCATACGGATTTTTAAACGGCTTTTGTATCTTATGAAAGAGAGTGATGAGATGATTGAGTGGATGATGTCGCAGAATGTAGTCTGGCTGGCGTTTTTGGCTGGTTTGTTTACTTGGGGCTGTACAATCCTTGGTTCAGGGGTGGTGCTTTTCTTTAGGAATATCAGTCGAAAACTTTTGGATGTTATGATGGGGTTTGCGGCCGGTGTTATGATTGCAGCCTCCTTTTGGTCTCTTCTGGCTCCGTCAATCGAATATGCAGAGGCAGACTATGGCGGCTGGTCTTGGTTTCCTGCAACTGCAGGTTTTATACTGGGCGGTCTTAGTCTTCGCTTAATT
It includes:
- a CDS encoding Lrp/AsnC family transcriptional regulator yields the protein MDNIDKEILSLLKTNGRLTNKEIGQLVHLTGQAVGNRISKLQENGTIIHFTTAISYSFQQYIMVYMDSNQFSRFEHFATAYEEIDEFYKVSGHACYLIKAHFNEADLKAFLERLTYWGRYNVENILQQIK
- a CDS encoding TIGR00266 family protein, yielding MADNRMKFTIDSNMQFPLVEIALEAGETAYIQRGSMVYHTPSVTLNTRLNARGSGLGKLVGAIGRSMTSGESAFITQAVSNADDGKLALAPSVPGQVIALELGSRQYRLNDGAFLALDGSAQYKMERQSVGRAFFGGQGGLFVMTTEGEGTLLANAFGSIKKIELQGEELTIDNAHVVAWSRELQYDIHLENGFLQSIGTGEGIVNTFRGTGEIYVQSLNIETFANVIGSHIITGGGDGGGKSSLLDSFL
- a CDS encoding beta-class carbonic anhydrase; translated protein: MSYFDNFLKTNQAYADLHGTAHLPMKPKTKVAIVTCMDARLHVAQALGLALGDAHILRNAGGRVTEDVIRSLVISQQQLGTEEIVVLHHTDCGAQTFTNTAFAQQLQRDLGVDAGDWDFLPFSDVADSVREDMTLLRQSPLIPADITISGAIYDVDTGRMTEVKV
- a CDS encoding YidC/Oxa1 family membrane protein insertase, which encodes MRKVQIVRRKIKLSGLAVSGLLFLSACSRSEVSASSGNGWDQLVYFFAQAIRWLSFDGSIGLGIVLFTIIIRALMMPLYNMQIKSGQKMQDLQPELKALQAQYSGRDSGSRMKLAEESQALYKKYGVNPYASFIPLAIQMPVMIALYQALTRVAFLRTGRFLWLELSQPDPYFILAVLAAVFTFLSSWLTNKAAKEANFAMTVMTYLLPALIFFMGFRLASGIVLYWTVSNAFQVVQILLLNNPFKIIAARQQAEREAKERQAKMRRARKKARKQRK
- a CDS encoding argininosuccinate synthase, with translation MSKEKVILAYSGGLDTSVAITWLKKDYDVIAVCMDVGEGKDLDFIHDKALKVGAVESYVLDVKDEFAQDYVLPALWAHAYYEQKYPLVSALSRPIIAKKLVEIAHKTNAGTIAHGCTGKGNDQVRFEVAIAALDPNLKVIAPVREWKWSREEEIEYAKAHGVPVPADLDNPYSVDQNLWGRANECGILENPWNEAPEDAFGITSAVEDAPDKADYIEIEFQKGTPVALNGQKMKLADLIQKLNELAGKHGIGRIDHVENRLVGIKSREIYECPGAVTLLAAHKEIEDLTLVREVAHFKPILENELANLIYNALWFSPATDAILAYIKESQKNVNGTAKVKLYKGSAKVVARKSPNSLYDENLATYTSADTFDQDSAVGFIKLWGLPTKVNAQVQEQAQNNTPEND
- the gltX gene encoding glutamate--tRNA ligase, yielding MAQKIRVRYAPSPTGLLHIGNARTALFNYLYARHYGGDFIIRIEDTDRKRHVEDGERSQLENLRWLGIDWDESPAEPGAYGPYRQSERLEIYQGYIKELLAKGLAYESYVTEEELAAERERQEAAGETPRYVNEYLGMSDEEKAAYIAERKAAGILPTVRLAVNETGVYKWNDMVKGEIEFTGANIGGDWVIQKKDGYPTYNFAVVVDDHLMEISHVIRGDDHIANTPKQLMVYEALGWQAPNFGHMTLIINAETGKKLSKRDTNTLQFIEDYRKKGYLPEAIFNFIALLGWNPGGENEIFSRQELIDLFDEKRLSKSPAAFDQKKLDWLSNEYLKNADFDRVFGLCRPFLESAGRLTDKAEKLVALYQPQLKSADEILPLTDLFFTDFPELTDTEREFMSGETVPTVLKAFKSKLEAMSDEDFTTENIFPQIKAVQKETGIKGKNLFMPIRIAVSGEMHGPELPDTIFLLGRDKAINHIEKMLETLS
- the rnpA gene encoding ribonuclease P protein component, whose protein sequence is MKKTYRVKSDKDFQAIFDHGENVANRRFVVYRLAKQQQHFRAGISVGKKIGNAVIRNAVKRKIRHALMEFQSRLVSDDFVVIARKGVESLDYHEIKKNLRHVLKLAKLYQEGSDSEKKN
- the argH gene encoding argininosuccinate lyase, giving the protein MTKKEKLWGGRFEASLEDWVEAFGASISFDQKMAKYDIQGSLAHVTMLGETGIIAAEEAAAIKAGLEKLLKQYEDGQLVFTVDNEDIHMNIEALLTAEIGSVAGKLHTARSRNDQVATDMHLYLKAKLKEVLEKLDHLRQVLLDLAQEHTYTIMPGYTHLQHAQPVSFGHHLLAYYNMFTRDSERFDFNFEHTDLSPLGAAALAGTTFPIDRERTADLLGLAKPYSNSLDAVSDRDFILEFLANASILMMHMSRLCEELISWCSHEFHFISLSDTFSTGSSIMPQKKNPDMAELIRGKSGRVYGNLLSLLTVMKSLPLAYNKDLQEDKEGMFDTAETVTVALDILAGMLDTMTVHKEEMSQATEKDFSNATELADYLASKGLPFREAHALVGRLVLECTKGGYYLQDVPLERYQELSDLIEEDIYQALRSRTAVERRQSLGGTGFEQVKEQIKQAKDDLKS
- a CDS encoding cysteine hydrolase family protein; amino-acid sequence: MTKQALLIIDVQKDYFHLGKCELVGPEEALIQINRLEILFLKRNLPILYIQHIKKNEDADFFAENSEGAELHPSLNLQKEALVITKHFPNSFLETGLDDKLQALEVGQLVIAGMMTHMCVDSTVRAAKEKGYQPIVISDATATKALCYKGQKIEASDVQMSFLAALQTFAVIDTAADFIRRSEAENSGAL